One genomic segment of Nothobranchius furzeri strain GRZ-AD chromosome 10, NfurGRZ-RIMD1, whole genome shotgun sequence includes these proteins:
- the LOC129154703 gene encoding uncharacterized protein — MGVKSSGCDPPLQSEVCFTRQSVSCTNQLLYRGVMETSAAVKHLWSPDGATMPFKGFVPGHLDLYVNDLVTFQFVTSANTVANSFLLSQGCDLVSGLCALFPVISLTGDHDDAENPAVSSSPVVSGDIKGGSVVAARTSLTGSGRQPGPGGVGARSDALLGAPPDKGGVLSGSEFSVADFNRFGGTPPLSGRVIAELDTDLPPIQLTTLTSDPELGAAPSTGRSSSQSVNTLVKPGFSDSVWEPPSFLGIKYSWLQFSGQTMFPKLASCLYLILNMARLALTPVTQPSLDHSFSEPPSPTPPGLWTSEHLLFQHDSGDNVHLLGNRAFKSLRTVLCYASPVSQTRHTFEKQKGGGEPPPALRASFSHFQFTTISDHNKVASVKLQHNFEQVKSGSDLTAKPSASLQFQTEPSGKFKQVSLWVRNTRYKQFDNQIAYEPAPTDTSKLVSLWVRNTRFKTLF; from the coding sequence atgggtgtgaaatcttcaggctgtgacccaccgcttcagtcagaggtctgttttactcgtcagtccgtctCATGCacgaaccagcttctttatcggggcgtgatggaaacgtcagccgccgtgaaacacttgtggtctccggacggagctaccatgccatttaaggggtttgtgcccggacatcttgacctttatgtgaatgaccttgtcacttttcagtttgtgacctctgctaatacggtggccaactcCTTTctactttcacaggggtgtgacttagtctcgggcctctgtgctctctttcctgtgatttctcttacaggtgaccacgacgacgcagaaaaccctgcggtttccagcagtcctgtggtcagtggcgatattaaaggtggctcggtggttgctgcgcgcacctctctcacgggctcgggaaggcaacccggcccgggaggtgtaggtgcgcgcagtgatgctctgctcggggcccctcctgacaaagggggggtgctgagtggctctgagttttccgttgcggacttcaaccggttcgggggaacgcctcctctgagcgggcgggtcattgcagaactcgacactgaccttcctccaattcagctgacaacattgacctccgacccggagttaggtgctgcaccttctacggggcggagttctagtcagtctgtaaatactctggttaaaccgggtttttctgattctgtgtgggaacctccatcattcttgggtataaagtattcttggcttcagttttcaggacagaccatgttcccaaagctagcgtcatgtctgtatctgattctaaacatggctaggttggctttgacacccgtgacacaaccatccttggatcactccttttcagaacctccaagtccaacacctccaggtctttggacatctgaacacctactctttcagcacgattcaggtgacaatgtgcatcttcttggtaatagagcttttaagagcttaagaactgttctttgttatgcttctcctgtctcacagacacggcatacgtttgagaaacaaaaggggggtggggagcctcctcccgctttgcgagcatcattttcgcatttccagttcactaccatttctgatcacaacaaagtcgcctccgttaagctgcaacacaactttgagcaggtaaaatcaggttctgatctaacagctaaaccatcagcttcgctccagttccaaacggaaccctcaggtaaattcaaacaagtttccctgtgggttcgtaacacaagatacaaacagtttgataaccaaatcgcttatgagcctgctcccacagatacgtccaaactcgtgtctctgtgggtccgcaataccagattcaaaactctattctga